In Candidatus Edwardsbacteria bacterium, the sequence GCCGTAGTCCCAGCGCCGGGGGCGGTAGAAATAGGTCAGCTGATAATCCGAATTCTGCAGGTTGATGACCATGTCCGACAGCCAGTAGAACTGATGGTTGCCCATCACATCGCTGACCACGATCTCGGCCTGCCCGCCCAGCCCGCTTAAAGTGTTGTAGTTGAAGGATCCCTGGGCCCAGTCCACCGAGAATTTGGTCCCGGCCTTGCCTGGTTTATATCTGTTGCTGTCGGCCACAGGCTGTTCGAATTTCCTGGGCTGATACCAGCTGGTGTCGGCCGAGGCCCAGAAGAAAACCTTCTGGCTGTCGATCTCCGGAAGCTTGTCTAACGGATTCTTGATGGTGAAGATGTTCCAGCCGGTCTTATGATACCCGATGAAGACCAGCTTGCTGCCGTCCCTGGACCATTTGGACTGCAGGCAGCCGGTGATGGCATCGGTAACTTGCAGGGTGCTGTCCCCGGAGATCACGAAGATATTGCTCACCCCCTGACGAATGGCGGTATAGGCTATCCCTTTGGGCGACCAGCTGGGCCGGGAGACCTTATCCTCCTCCGGAGTGAGGCAGGTAATGCCTACGGAGGCCGGATCCATAGTAAATAAGCGGTATCTTCCGAAATGCAGGGTATCGCCAGATATTTCGTTTTCCGCACCGGGCCGGTCCGAGACGAAAACCAGCTCCCGGCCATCCGGCGACCATTCCGGCTCCCGGTCATCGTACAGATCGTCGGTCAGCCGCTCCAGGCTGTAGGCCACGTTGTGACTGTCGGCGATATCCGCCACGTAGAGGTCGGACTGGCCGTCCTTGAGGCCGCAGAAAGCGATCTTGTCGGAGGCCGGCGACCAGCTGGGATAATATATCCCGTCCAGCGGAAATTCCAGTTTTTTAAGCACCTTCCCGTTGTCAACCCGGACCACATACAGCTTGTCGCCGGTGGTGGACTTGGCGGCAAAGGCCAGCTTCTTGCCGTCCGGGGACCAGGTCAGGCCCCCCCGGAACCAGGCCAGGTGCATGGCCTCGAACAGGGCGTTCTGTTCGCCCTTGACCAGGTGCTTGATGCGGTGGCCGTCGATGCTGGAGATGATGTAAATCCCGGCCCGGCCGTCCTGGTCGGAGATGTAGGCGATCTTGTCACCCTGGGGCGAAAAACAGGGGGCCAGGTTAAAATAGGAACCTGTCTTGAAAACGTCATGCTCTGTCAGCTGTTTGGCAAAATCCGGGATCTCCTTCTTGGCCGCCAGGTAGGGCCAGTAGGTCTTGTGCATCTCCTTGAGCCATAGTTCCGACAGCTTTTCGACATTGCTGCCCAAAAGCGCCTTGCAGGTCTTATCCATGCTGCGGCTGGATTTCAGCATATGGAACATCTCGCCGATCTTCTGCCGACCGTACCTCTCGACTATGAACTTGATGATGGCCTGGCCCTCTTTGTAGACGAAATAGCTCCCGCCGTATCCATCCAGCTCCTGGATGGGGATCAGTCGCTGGTTTAGCGCCAGGTCCTTGATTATCATCTCGGTCTCGGGGTCCCAGCCCCGCGACTCGTACTCGGCCATCCCCTCCACGAACCACAACGGTAGCTGCATCAGGCTCTGCTGGGAGAAGATGGATTCCATGGATTTCCCGAAGAACAGGTCGAACATGAAGGCATGGACCAGCTCATGGGTGATTACATGGTCCAGGTCGGCATAGGATCCGGTATAGGGCACCACCACCCGGTTCTTGAGCAGAGTGGTGAAGCCGCCCACCCCTTCGTCTATGATGTCCTGGGCGATGTTGGTCTG encodes:
- a CDS encoding BamA/TamA family outer membrane protein, which gives rise to QTNIAQDIIDEGVGGFTTLLKNRVVVPYTGSYADLDHVITHELVHAFMFDLFFGKSMESIFSQQSLMQLPLWFVEGMAEYESRGWDPETEMIIKDLALNQRLIPIQELDGYGGSYFVYKEGQAIIKFIVERYGRQKIGEMFHMLKSSRSMDKTCKALLGSNVEKLSELWLKEMHKTYWPYLAAKKEIPDFAKQLTEHDVFKTGSYFNLAPCFSPQGDKIAYISDQDGRAGIYIISSIDGHRIKHLVKGEQNALFEAMHLAWFRGGLTWSPDGKKLAFAAKSTTGDKLYVVRVDNGKVLKKLEFPLDGIYYPSWSPASDKIAFCGLKDGQSDLYVADIADSHNVAYSLERLTDDLYDDREPEWSPDGRELVFVSDRPGAENEISGDTLHFGRYRLFTMDPASVGITCLTPEEDKVSRPSWSPKGIAYTAIRQGVSNIFVISGDSTLQVTDAITGCLQSKWSRDGSKLVFIGYHKTGWNIFTIKNPLDKLPEIDSQKVFFWASADTSWYQPRKFEQPVADSNRYKPGKAGTKFSVDWAQGSFNYNTLSGLGGQAEIVVSDVMGNHQFYWLSDMVINLQNSDYQLTYFYRPRRWDYGISYYQYHNYYLASNNDIIIEKINGVQGILSYPFNRYQRIDFMGSWSHYKEEYYYYSAPDASLNVIIPAVSLVHDNVQWSYHGPREGRRAIAAVEASSRTLGSDLNFVNYFTDIRQYWPLTKRSEFALRLMGGISEGSDAQYFELGGPYNLRAYDYNELDGTRMALLNMELRVPFVDRIQMAIPPISFYGIRGAMFFDVGAAWSDNKQFQLFQSDPNAMLKMKDLKGSLGTGIRMIISPFMMKLDFSWKTDLSSISDKARISFVLGSEY